In Marinobacter sp. es.048, the following proteins share a genomic window:
- a CDS encoding NADH-quinone oxidoreductase subunit L — translation MNPIAEFSSLLILAIWLLLPVSLFLLAALSGWVKSPLKLNHCWRIAGWLMVASMAASLMVGVLLLVQSQVGGNSNTLATLGGRFGLYPDGIAVWMALMVAFIGWVILRFADNYLSQDPGRDRFLPWFLVTLASVLVLVFTNHLMILAGAWIGVSLALHHLLTLYQDRPQARMAAVQKFIVSRVGDALVISGVVSLYLHYGTFYLPEMVQSEAALAGGSTALTVASVVLALAAVLKCAQIPFHGWLIRVMEAPTPVSALLHAGVINLGGFLWLRLFPVFDGFTAGHMILLVLGGMTAVIAVLTMMTQYSVKHSLAWSTCAQMGFMLFEIGMGAYTLALLHLLAHSLYKAHSFLASGRTVAVSAATRFPESRVASRLFWAGATGLLAAAILVQAPWIVENNPVFGALLVLAVSAAAMGIPAGATASVKLRLAGLAVLLVPMYSLLHFMVGPAVPVHEGFAIPISAWAVGSAMVALLVAFSLMIVFGARFPTTRALCAHFRQGLYLELPFDRLTRFLAAEALKVPTMFRRVPHHPFRLEERS, via the coding sequence ATGAATCCAATCGCCGAATTTTCTTCGCTATTGATCCTGGCAATCTGGCTGTTGCTGCCGGTGAGTCTTTTCTTGCTGGCCGCGCTGAGTGGCTGGGTGAAAAGTCCGCTGAAGCTGAATCACTGCTGGCGCATCGCAGGATGGTTGATGGTGGCCTCCATGGCTGCTTCACTGATGGTGGGCGTGTTGCTGCTGGTGCAATCCCAGGTTGGCGGGAACAGCAACACCCTTGCGACCCTTGGCGGTCGATTCGGTCTTTACCCGGATGGAATCGCGGTATGGATGGCCCTCATGGTGGCCTTCATTGGATGGGTGATTCTGCGGTTTGCCGATAATTACCTCAGCCAGGATCCCGGTCGTGACCGGTTTCTGCCATGGTTTCTGGTTACCCTTGCCTCTGTTCTCGTACTGGTTTTTACCAACCACCTTATGATTCTCGCGGGCGCCTGGATTGGTGTCAGCCTGGCCCTGCATCATTTGCTCACCCTCTACCAGGACCGCCCCCAGGCCCGCATGGCGGCAGTCCAGAAGTTTATTGTCAGCCGGGTGGGCGATGCGCTGGTTATCTCCGGTGTGGTGTCTTTGTATCTTCACTACGGCACCTTCTATCTGCCGGAAATGGTTCAGAGTGAGGCCGCTCTAGCTGGCGGATCGACCGCGCTGACGGTTGCCTCGGTTGTGCTGGCTCTGGCTGCTGTCCTCAAGTGTGCCCAGATTCCTTTCCACGGCTGGCTCATCCGGGTAATGGAGGCCCCGACCCCGGTATCAGCTCTGCTACACGCAGGGGTTATCAATCTGGGCGGGTTTCTCTGGCTGCGCCTTTTCCCGGTGTTCGACGGCTTTACGGCGGGCCATATGATTCTGCTGGTGCTTGGTGGAATGACAGCGGTGATTGCCGTCCTGACCATGATGACCCAGTACTCGGTCAAGCATTCTCTGGCGTGGTCTACCTGCGCCCAGATGGGGTTCATGCTGTTTGAAATCGGTATGGGGGCATACACCCTGGCCCTCCTGCATCTGCTGGCTCACTCGCTATATAAGGCGCACTCTTTCCTGGCCTCCGGCCGCACCGTGGCAGTATCAGCGGCAACTCGTTTCCCGGAGTCGCGTGTGGCCAGTCGGCTATTCTGGGCCGGGGCTACAGGCCTGTTGGCGGCCGCTATCCTGGTCCAGGCGCCGTGGATTGTTGAGAACAACCCCGTATTCGGGGCATTGTTGGTGCTGGCGGTGTCTGCGGCTGCAATGGGTATTCCGGCCGGAGCAACTGCCTCGGTGAAGCTCCGGCTTGCGGGCCTGGCGGTACTTCTGGTTCCCATGTACTCACTGTTGCACTTCATGGTTGGCCCGGCGGTGCCGGTGCATGAGGGCTTTGCCATCCCGATTTCAGCCTGGGCGGTTGGTTCGGCAATGGTTGCGCTGTTGGTCGCCTTTTCCCTGATGATCGTGTTCGGAGCCCGCTTCCCGACAACCCGCGCACTGTGTGCCCACTTCCGGCAGGGGCTTTACCTCGAGTTGCCGTTTGACCGGCTGACACGCTTCCTGGCGGCGGAAGCCCTGAAGGTTCCCACCATGTTCCGTCGGGTTCCCCATCATCCGTTCAGACTGGAGGAGAGGTCATGA
- a CDS encoding LysR family transcriptional regulator, translated as MKLNYHHLYYFWKVARTGHLTRAADALHISQSALSGQIRKLEESLGHDLFIREGRRLKLSEAGRMAFSYAEEIFRQGEELTALFASGAQPNREILRIGAVATLSRNFQEGFLQPLLNREDLELSLQSSHMDELLRRLSAHRLDLILANTSVQGDEQNPWRSRLIAKQPVSIIGPRGMDVQGDFADVLRGRSLIVPGPDNNIRQAFDQLCEYHRLRPNIAAEVDDMAMMRLLTRDTGHFAIMPPVVVRDEMRSGALADYGALPGVFEEFYAISIRRQFETPALRELLSQTEANFLTRTPIGHSD; from the coding sequence ATGAAGCTCAATTACCACCACCTCTATTATTTCTGGAAGGTCGCCCGAACCGGCCACCTGACCCGCGCCGCCGACGCATTGCATATTTCCCAGTCCGCACTGTCGGGACAGATCCGGAAGCTGGAGGAGAGCCTTGGGCATGATCTTTTTATCCGTGAGGGGCGGCGCCTGAAGCTTTCTGAGGCCGGGCGCATGGCATTCTCATACGCCGAGGAGATCTTCCGGCAGGGTGAGGAGCTCACGGCGCTGTTTGCCTCCGGTGCTCAGCCCAACCGCGAGATCCTGAGGATCGGAGCAGTCGCCACCCTGTCCCGGAACTTCCAGGAGGGCTTCCTCCAACCCCTGCTGAATCGCGAGGATCTGGAACTTAGCCTGCAAAGCAGCCACATGGACGAACTGCTTCGGCGACTCTCAGCCCACCGCCTGGACCTGATCCTTGCCAACACCTCCGTGCAGGGCGATGAACAGAATCCTTGGCGCTCCCGACTGATTGCAAAACAACCGGTAAGCATCATCGGCCCCAGGGGAATGGATGTTCAGGGCGATTTTGCCGACGTGCTTCGTGGAAGGAGCCTGATTGTTCCGGGGCCTGACAACAACATACGCCAGGCTTTTGATCAGCTATGCGAATACCACAGGCTGCGCCCGAACATTGCCGCAGAAGTGGACGATATGGCCATGATGCGACTTCTGACCCGGGATACCGGCCACTTTGCGATCATGCCACCGGTGGTCGTGAGGGACGAAATGAGAAGCGGGGCTCTGGCAGATTACGGAGCCCTGCCCGGCGTCTTCGAGGAATTCTATGCCATCAGCATCCGGCGCCAGTTCGAGACGCCAGCGCTTCGGGAACTGCTGTCCCAGACCGAGGCAAATTTCCTGACCCGGACGCCGATTGGTCATTCTGACTAG
- a CDS encoding flavin-containing monooxygenase, with product MTQARLRERPSILIIGTGFGGLGMAIKLKLAGFSNLTLLEKADRVGGTWRDNTYPGAACDVQSHFYSYSFEPKHDWSRKFGLQREILGYMEHCVEKYRLGDHIRFHAEVQDAAFDDHANQWTVTLASGEQLTADVLITATGQLNQPAWPKLDGLDRFQGKMFHSARWDHEYDLAGKRVAVIGTGASAIQFVPEIAPQVKQLDLFQRSAAWVLPKPDRPFKSWEQTLFQKVPAWDRLYRYLIYWKNESRALAFTKFSGLLEYYANQARREAKKRVTDPAKLKHIIPDYKIGCKRILISNAWYPAINRPNVNLITDPIDRIDQTGVITRDGHHHPVDAIICGTGFRASEFLSPIQITGRGGKTLNEAWQHGAAAFKGITVSGFPNMFMLYGPNTNLAHNSILYMLESQFRYVLDCLDALEKYPGSAMDVRQDRQDRFTNVMQQGLQDTVWSSGCTSWYLDANGRNTINWPGFTFTYRFATRRVDTADYQFLYPGQATG from the coding sequence ATGACCCAAGCCCGCCTCCGTGAACGCCCGTCCATCCTGATAATTGGTACCGGATTCGGTGGCCTGGGTATGGCCATAAAACTGAAACTGGCGGGTTTTTCAAACCTGACCCTGCTGGAGAAAGCCGACCGGGTTGGCGGCACCTGGCGCGATAACACCTACCCCGGTGCCGCGTGCGATGTGCAGTCACATTTCTACTCCTATTCGTTCGAACCCAAGCACGACTGGTCCCGGAAATTTGGGTTGCAGCGGGAAATACTCGGCTACATGGAGCACTGCGTCGAGAAATACCGGCTTGGCGATCACATACGGTTCCATGCGGAGGTACAGGATGCCGCCTTTGACGATCACGCGAATCAATGGACGGTCACCCTGGCAAGCGGCGAGCAACTCACCGCAGACGTGCTCATTACCGCCACCGGTCAACTCAATCAACCCGCCTGGCCAAAACTCGACGGTCTCGATCGTTTCCAGGGCAAGATGTTCCACTCGGCCCGCTGGGATCACGAATACGACCTGGCTGGTAAACGGGTCGCGGTCATTGGCACCGGCGCCAGTGCCATTCAGTTTGTTCCGGAAATTGCCCCACAGGTAAAACAGCTGGACCTGTTCCAACGCTCTGCCGCGTGGGTGCTGCCGAAACCGGATCGGCCGTTCAAGTCCTGGGAGCAGACCTTGTTCCAGAAGGTGCCGGCCTGGGATCGCCTCTACCGCTACCTTATTTACTGGAAAAACGAGAGCCGGGCCCTGGCCTTCACCAAATTCAGCGGCCTGCTGGAGTATTACGCCAATCAGGCAAGGCGGGAGGCAAAAAAGCGGGTCACAGATCCCGCCAAACTGAAACACATCATTCCCGACTACAAGATCGGCTGTAAACGCATTCTGATTTCAAACGCCTGGTATCCGGCCATTAACCGGCCCAACGTGAATCTGATTACCGATCCCATCGACCGTATTGACCAAACTGGCGTTATTACGCGAGACGGTCATCATCATCCGGTGGATGCCATCATCTGTGGAACCGGTTTCCGGGCTTCCGAGTTCCTCTCGCCTATCCAGATAACCGGTCGGGGCGGAAAAACCCTGAACGAAGCCTGGCAGCATGGCGCTGCCGCGTTCAAAGGCATCACCGTAAGCGGCTTCCCGAACATGTTCATGCTGTATGGGCCGAACACCAACCTGGCCCATAACTCCATTCTCTACATGCTGGAATCGCAATTCCGATACGTTCTGGATTGTCTGGACGCGCTGGAAAAGTACCCGGGCTCCGCCATGGACGTACGTCAGGACCGTCAGGACCGCTTTACTAATGTGATGCAACAGGGCCTGCAAGACACGGTCTGGAGCTCCGGCTGCACCTCCTGGTACCTTGATGCCAATGGCCGTAATACCATCAACTGGCCCGGATTCACCTTCACCTACCGGTTTGCCACCCGACGAGTGGACACCGCTGACTACCAGTTTCTCTACCCCGGGCAAGCCACCGGTTAA
- a CDS encoding FadR/GntR family transcriptional regulator has product MLERIRKGSLVENAIESLRNAIEKGDWSVGDRLPVESELSDSLGVSRNTVREAVRVLVHVGMLETRQGDGTYVRATRDAGETLRRIARTQLADQLEVRIMLETEAAKLAAARRTDQNLRQMTTALDARAKAGKDIQARISHDEAFHHALVAASHNSALVELYDYFSHAVSETIEQTETDTGLPEPSQEDHELLLAAVRRQDESKAEILARELLKPSLQALKHRES; this is encoded by the coding sequence ATGCTGGAACGTATCCGCAAGGGGTCTCTAGTGGAAAACGCTATCGAGAGCCTCAGAAATGCCATCGAGAAGGGTGACTGGTCGGTTGGCGATCGCCTGCCCGTGGAATCGGAGCTCTCTGACTCCCTTGGGGTCAGCCGTAATACCGTACGGGAGGCAGTTCGGGTACTCGTTCACGTAGGGATGCTGGAGACCCGTCAGGGCGATGGCACGTACGTGCGCGCTACCCGTGATGCCGGGGAAACATTACGGAGGATTGCCCGCACCCAGCTGGCGGACCAGCTGGAAGTCCGAATCATGCTTGAAACAGAGGCCGCCAAGTTGGCCGCGGCCCGGCGAACAGACCAGAACCTTAGACAGATGACCACAGCACTGGACGCGCGCGCCAAAGCCGGAAAGGATATTCAGGCCCGCATCAGCCACGATGAGGCCTTCCATCACGCCCTGGTAGCGGCCTCCCATAACTCGGCTTTGGTAGAGCTCTACGATTATTTCTCCCACGCAGTCAGCGAGACTATTGAGCAAACCGAAACCGACACCGGTCTGCCTGAGCCCTCCCAGGAAGACCACGAACTGCTGCTGGCTGCCGTCAGACGGCAGGATGAGAGTAAAGCAGAGATCTTGGCCCGAGAGCTATTGAAGCCAAGCCTTCAAGCACTCAAACATCGGGAGTCCTGA
- a CDS encoding bile acid:sodium symporter family protein, with the protein MKFRIDTFTLLLLGAIVLATFLPATGQAGGALATAGTVAVALLFFFHGAALSREQIIAGATHWRLHILITSLTFIFFPLAVLPINGLSDIAPSWMPKDLGLGFLYLGVLPSAVSSSIAYTAMARGNVPAAICSAAASNVFGMMLTPFLLLLLVSTSGGGDFSIAEALQDIILQLLLPFAVGHALRPWLGGFLGRNETLMARYDQCVIWLIVYSAFSHSVESGLWENLPLQAILFAIGLCLGLLLLFMVFAKFLVRRFGFSLEDEAAVVFCGSKKSLASGLPMAKVLFSGHPGFGMIVLPIMCYNQIQVIVGAILAQKYREKIERANTDRLN; encoded by the coding sequence ATGAAGTTCCGGATCGACACCTTCACCCTGCTGCTGCTCGGCGCCATCGTACTGGCTACTTTCCTGCCCGCCACTGGCCAGGCCGGGGGCGCACTGGCAACTGCCGGAACCGTTGCAGTAGCCCTGCTCTTCTTCTTTCATGGCGCGGCTCTATCCCGTGAACAGATCATTGCCGGCGCCACCCATTGGCGACTGCACATCCTGATCACCTCACTCACTTTCATTTTCTTTCCGCTGGCGGTTTTGCCGATCAACGGCCTGAGCGACATAGCACCGTCCTGGATGCCGAAGGATCTTGGGCTTGGGTTCCTCTATCTGGGCGTACTGCCTTCAGCGGTCTCGTCTTCCATTGCCTACACAGCGATGGCCCGGGGCAACGTGCCCGCGGCCATCTGCAGCGCGGCAGCCTCCAATGTCTTCGGCATGATGCTGACACCGTTCCTGCTGTTGCTGCTGGTGAGCACATCCGGCGGTGGGGACTTCTCCATTGCGGAAGCTCTGCAAGACATCATTCTGCAGCTGTTGCTGCCCTTTGCGGTGGGCCATGCTCTCAGACCCTGGCTCGGCGGCTTCCTTGGCAGGAATGAAACACTGATGGCACGCTATGACCAGTGCGTGATCTGGCTGATTGTCTATTCCGCTTTCTCGCACTCGGTGGAAAGCGGACTTTGGGAAAACCTGCCGTTGCAGGCCATCCTGTTCGCCATCGGGCTCTGCCTGGGCTTGCTACTGCTATTTATGGTGTTTGCGAAGTTTCTGGTGCGGCGATTTGGCTTCAGCCTGGAAGATGAGGCAGCGGTGGTGTTTTGCGGTTCGAAAAAAAGCCTGGCATCAGGCCTACCCATGGCCAAAGTGCTGTTTTCCGGACATCCCGGCTTTGGCATGATCGTGTTACCGATCATGTGCTACAACCAGATACAGGTAATTGTCGGGGCAATCCTTGCCCAGAAGTACCGTGAAAAGATTGAACGAGCTAACACGGACAGGTTGAACTGA
- a CDS encoding molecular chaperone DnaJ — protein sequence MNCWEILGIEPTGDRRKIQDAYEQQLKFASEDEVRSLEAAFREAVGDGPAPVARAADSVQHEQHGGITEEESDRPLDANDGQVVREVVIQIKALLNDSSRSKDAGIWKAILCEPPADQPQLRREIGRQLEAQVRPMAENGTFPVPVAQFLGQWFGWFAIEEAPDAADERNYPEPDMSEEQGEQPPQMVNFWPAVIGWIVGLVILATLFGGMGGG from the coding sequence ATGAATTGTTGGGAAATCCTTGGAATTGAGCCAACCGGCGATCGTCGGAAAATCCAGGATGCGTATGAGCAACAGCTCAAATTTGCCTCGGAAGACGAGGTGAGGAGCCTGGAAGCCGCTTTCCGGGAAGCTGTTGGGGATGGGCCGGCTCCGGTGGCGCGCGCCGCGGACTCTGTTCAGCATGAACAGCATGGCGGGATAACGGAGGAAGAGTCAGACCGCCCACTGGATGCCAACGACGGACAGGTGGTCCGTGAGGTCGTCATTCAGATCAAGGCACTGCTTAATGACTCTTCCAGAAGTAAGGACGCGGGCATCTGGAAAGCCATTCTCTGCGAACCTCCTGCCGATCAGCCGCAACTGAGACGCGAGATTGGCCGGCAGCTGGAAGCCCAGGTGCGCCCCATGGCGGAAAACGGTACCTTTCCGGTTCCGGTTGCCCAGTTCCTTGGGCAATGGTTTGGCTGGTTCGCCATTGAGGAGGCTCCTGATGCAGCGGACGAACGAAACTACCCGGAACCTGACATGTCGGAAGAGCAGGGGGAGCAGCCACCGCAAATGGTTAATTTCTGGCCGGCGGTGATTGGCTGGATTGTCGGTCTGGTGATTCTCGCCACGCTCTTCGGCGGGATGGGAGGCGGATAG